One window from the genome of Cucumis melo cultivar AY chromosome 10, USDA_Cmelo_AY_1.0, whole genome shotgun sequence encodes:
- the LOC103500182 gene encoding dirigent protein 10-like produces the protein MAANLHSHSLLIKIIANFLIFFTTIITLSSAARTFENPTRNRHYRHHKLSFSMRDVFNSTTHHYSPTKSTTITNKQLPFSKPLDFFPPNKGIPISQTYPTTVGSFSSQTPDFSTIGISFPSRSTLQELEYGMVRGIDEELFENSRSKPHIIGRIEGFYVENSEENSGGHMMAMTMYFGKGEAKDGIRVFGVYRSDHVKESHVAIIGGFGKYHGANGYATLKKSFRTKFGGKYNKFIEFNVYLSK, from the coding sequence ATGGCGGCCAACCTCCATTCTCATTCTTTACTCATCAAAATCATAGCCAATTTTCTCATCTTCTTCACCACCATCATCACCCTCTCCTCCGCGGCTCGAACCTTTGAGAACCCGACTCGAAATCGCCATTACCGCCATCACAAGCTTTCGTTTTCAATGAGAGATGTATTCAATTCAACAACTCATCACTACTCTCCAACCAAATCGACAACGATAACTAACAAGCAGTTACCGTTTTCAAAACCTTTAGACTTTTTCCCTCCCAATAAAGGCATTCCTATATCTCAAACTTACCCTACGACTGTTGGATCATTCTCTTCTCAAACACCTGATTTTTCAACAATTGGAATATCATTTCCTTCGAGATCAACCCTCCAAGAGTTGGAATATGGAATGGTGAGAGGGATTGATGAGGAGTTGTTTGAGAATTCAAGGAGTAAACCTCACATAATTGGGAGAATAGAAGGGTTTTATGTGGAAAATAGTGAAGAGAATAGTGGTGGGCATATGATGGCTATGACAATGTATTTTGGTAAGGGTGAGGCTAAGGATGGAATTAGGGTGTTTGGAGTGTATAGGAGTGATCATGTGAAGGAGTCTCATGTTGCTATAATTGGTGGCTTTGGCAAGTATCATGGTGCTAATGGTTATGCAACTTTGAAGAAATCATTTAGAACAAAGTTTGGAGGCAAATATAATAAGTTCATAGAATTCAATGTTTACTTGAGCAAATAG